One Ranitomeya variabilis isolate aRanVar5 chromosome 5, aRanVar5.hap1, whole genome shotgun sequence DNA window includes the following coding sequences:
- the GPR151 gene encoding G-protein coupled receptor 151, with protein METNFSTVDSSFSKQTLYALGFQPLDLGEWTFITPTLLVLICLLGFAGNLCVISILLHNSRKAKPSFINSLILNLSISDLMLLLFSVPFRAAAYSRSTLTVGWFLCRTADWFTHACMSVKSFTMAIVARYCFIYASNPAKQMTIPQVTICAVMISTWVLASVLPLPECFFTDAKQNYSSVVCLLSIPPQAQEIMAIFIKLYPLFVYFIPFTIAFFYFRRAYSQCQRRGTKTQNLRNQMRSRRLTIMLLSVTVTFCIMWLPEWIAWLWFWHQPLNGPSPPQAFIILAQVLMLSLSCINPFIFLVMSEEFKEGFKDVWKHINSKKTLDTKDKDEDVVKDLGALTPDVPPDSTSFPDLVPERPTINGSIEQSCSQQNFGSQDSKENPVLPDVEQFWHEREANPSDQNNDPTPWENEEDTVVSERSVPQM; from the coding sequence ATGGAGACCAACTTCAGCACTGTGGACAGCTCTTTTTCAAAGCAGACACTGTATGCATTGGGATTTCAGCCTTTGGACCTCGGAGAATGGACTTTTATCACACCAACCTTACTGGTGTTGATCTGTTTATTAGGATTTGCTGGTAACCTATGCGTGATCTCCATTCTGCTTCATAATTCCAGAAAAGCCAAACCTTCATTCATCAATTCTCTGATTCTGAATCTAAGTATCTCAGATCTCATGTTGTTATTGTTTTCTGTGCCATTCAGGGCAGCAGCCTACTCAAGGTCTACTTTAACAGTAGGTTGGTTTTTGTGTAGAACTGCAGACTGGTTCACACATGCCTGCATGTCGGTTAAGAGCTTCACCATGGCTATAGTTGCGAGATACTGTTTTATATATGCCAGCAATCCTGCCAAGCAAATGACAATTCCACAAGTGACCATCTGTGCTGTTATGATTTCTACTTGGGTGCTAGCATCAGTTCTGCCACTACCTGAGTGCTTCTTTACAGATGCAAAGCAAAATTACAGCTCTGTTGTTTGCCTTTTAAGCATACCACCCCAGGCACAGGAGATAATGGCTATATTCATCAAGCTTTATCCTCTTTTTGTGTACTTCATCCCTTTCACAATTGCATTTTTCTACTTTCGGAGAGCATACAGCCAGTGCCAACGTAGAGGAACCAAAACGCAGAATTTAAGAAATCAAATGAGGTCCAGGAGGCTCACAATAATGTTATTGAGTGTAACTGTCACATTTTGCATTATGTGGCTTCCAGAGTGGATAGCATGGCTCTGGTTTTGGCATCAGCCTTTAAATGGTCCATCTCCTCCTCAAGCATTTATAATATTAGCCCAAGTCCTAATGCTTTCTCTTTCTTgtataaatccatttatttttctTGTCATGTCAGAAGAATTCAAAGAAGGTTTCAAAGATGTCTGGAAACATATCAACTCCAAAAAGACTTTGGATACTAAAGATAAAGATGAGGATGTTGTTAAAGATCTAGGAGCATTGACACCAGATGTTCCACCAGACTCGACTTCTTTCCCAGATCTTGTTCCTGAACGTCCTACCATTAATGGCTCAATAGAGCAATCATGTTCTCAACAAAACTTTGGAAGCCAAGACAGTAAGGAAAATCCTGTTTTACCAGATGTAGAGCAGTTTTGGCATGAAAGAGAAGCCAATCCTTCAGACCAGAACAATGATCCCACTccttgggagaatgaggaagatacAGTTGTTTCTGAGAGGTCTGTCCCACAAATGTAA